TTGGATGACGGCCTTAATGAAATTATTGCCAAAGTAAGGCCGGCGGAGGGGCTCATTGTGGCAGCCCCTGTATATTTCGGTACAGCCAGGGGAGATTTGATGTCTGCTCTGCAGCGCATAGGGATGGTCTCATATAACAATGATAAATTTCTCTCCTGGAAAGTGGGCGGACCTGTTGCAGTGGCAAGAAGAGGCGGGGTATCAAGTTCCTATCAGGAAATGTTAATGTTTTTCTTTATCAATGAAATGATTGTACCTGGTTCAACCTACTGGAACATCATTTTTGGCAAGCAGCCCGGAGAGGCGCTAAATGATGCAGAAGGTATAAATACGGTGAGAAGGTTTGCACAGAATGTGGCTGTGTTAATTAAGAAATTAAATTGATTATAGGGTCCGGTGTAGCCAGCTTATGCCTCTTTGCCTGTTGCTTTGCAAAACGTTTTGAGTAACGGTTTATTCATCGGGACTGTGTTGACATTAGTGCTGGA
This region of Zhaonella formicivorans genomic DNA includes:
- a CDS encoding flavodoxin family protein, with the protein product MAKVVLISGSPRKNGNTMQVLGVCKEEVEKAGLEVDLISLHDKSIRSCIACYKCVGSGKCSLDDGLNEIIAKVRPAEGLIVAAPVYFGTARGDLMSALQRIGMVSYNNDKFLSWKVGGPVAVARRGGVSSSYQEMLMFFFINEMIVPGSTYWNIIFGKQPGEALNDAEGINTVRRFAQNVAVLIKKLN